In one Saccharibacillus brassicae genomic region, the following are encoded:
- a CDS encoding bifunctional alpha,alpha-trehalose-phosphate synthase (UDP-forming)/trehalose-phosphatase, whose product MSKTIFVSNRLPVTVSKHESGLEYKESIGGLATGLKNYHEQGSTVWAGWPGVAQDDLSEEESSSVADTLRNDYKCLSVPLTSDDIEQYYHGFCNETIWPLFHYFTSAVEYKKETWEAYQRVNRKFFDSVDPLIEEGDTIWIHDYQLMLLPQMIREKHPDVKIGFFLHIPFPSYEIYRQMIWRDEILQGLMGANLIGFHTYDYVRHFLSSVRRLLGHEHSLYKMQLESHVVQVDAFPMGIDYDYFAKTPTKENASQETMDFVKSTQNVRNIISVDRLDYTKGIPDRIKAFKQFLSNYPEYREKVRLNLIIAPSRVGIEKYDNLKREIEELVSEVNGEYGTFNWMPVWFFFRTVSQDDLIAFYRHSDVLLVTPLRDGMNLVAKEYVASRTDYKGMLVMSETAGAASELGEAIIVNTNDHEAIAAGIKMALEMPEDDKMDRNKNMHRRISRYNVKFWAEEFLNTLQGSPEEKIHTEPLDRLTSASSELDLAYRTANKRVLFLDYDGTLVGFKPTPDQARPDRELKQLLTTLTEDPKNTVVIITGRDRFTAEKWLGDLNLSIVAAHGLWFRPAGGEWTMTLNIDNEWKEAIRPIMETYTDRTPGSLIEEKDYSIAWHYRQSEPDIAAVKRNELKEALMSITQSMTVGVLDGNKVIEVKDTRVNKGHGAHLMLRQGNFDFVFGAGDDRTDEDMFAALPEHAYSVKIGKEVTAARYRLKSSADIRALLGRFTQVSGEVAEDAAKSK is encoded by the coding sequence ATGAGTAAAACGATTTTCGTATCCAACCGTCTTCCCGTCACCGTCAGCAAACACGAATCCGGCCTGGAGTACAAGGAAAGCATAGGCGGTCTGGCTACCGGACTCAAAAACTACCATGAACAGGGCAGCACGGTCTGGGCCGGCTGGCCGGGCGTCGCGCAGGACGATCTCAGCGAAGAAGAGAGTTCCTCCGTTGCCGACACCCTCAGAAACGACTACAAATGCCTGTCGGTCCCTTTGACTTCCGACGACATCGAACAATATTACCACGGCTTCTGCAACGAGACGATCTGGCCTCTGTTCCATTATTTCACGAGCGCGGTCGAGTATAAAAAAGAGACGTGGGAAGCGTACCAGCGCGTAAACCGCAAGTTTTTCGATTCGGTTGATCCGCTGATCGAGGAAGGCGACACGATCTGGATCCACGATTACCAGCTCATGCTGCTGCCGCAGATGATCCGGGAAAAGCATCCGGACGTGAAGATCGGATTCTTCCTCCATATTCCGTTCCCTTCGTACGAAATCTATCGTCAGATGATCTGGCGCGACGAGATTCTGCAAGGATTGATGGGCGCGAACCTGATCGGTTTCCATACGTACGATTACGTGCGCCACTTCCTGAGCAGCGTGCGCCGTCTGCTCGGACACGAACACAGCCTGTACAAAATGCAGCTGGAGTCGCATGTCGTACAGGTAGACGCGTTCCCGATGGGCATCGATTACGACTATTTCGCCAAAACGCCGACCAAAGAAAACGCGTCGCAGGAAACGATGGATTTCGTCAAAAGCACGCAGAACGTCCGCAACATCATCTCGGTCGACCGTCTGGACTATACGAAAGGCATTCCCGACCGGATCAAAGCGTTCAAGCAGTTTCTGTCCAACTACCCGGAATACCGGGAAAAGGTACGCCTGAACCTGATCATCGCGCCGTCCCGCGTCGGCATCGAGAAATACGATAACCTCAAGCGGGAGATCGAAGAGCTCGTCAGCGAAGTGAACGGCGAATACGGCACGTTCAACTGGATGCCGGTCTGGTTCTTCTTCCGCACCGTGTCCCAGGACGACCTGATCGCTTTCTACCGCCACAGCGACGTGCTGCTCGTCACTCCGCTGCGCGACGGCATGAACCTGGTCGCCAAAGAATACGTCGCTTCGCGCACCGATTACAAAGGCATGCTCGTCATGAGCGAGACGGCCGGCGCCGCCAGCGAACTCGGCGAAGCGATCATCGTCAACACGAACGATCACGAAGCGATCGCGGCCGGCATCAAGATGGCGCTCGAAATGCCGGAAGACGACAAGATGGACCGCAACAAAAACATGCACCGCCGGATCTCCCGCTACAACGTCAAGTTCTGGGCGGAAGAATTCCTGAACACGCTGCAGGGTTCGCCGGAAGAGAAGATCCATACCGAACCGCTCGATCGCCTGACTTCCGCTTCGTCGGAACTCGATCTGGCGTACCGGACCGCGAACAAGCGGGTGCTGTTCCTCGACTACGACGGCACGCTCGTCGGCTTCAAGCCGACGCCGGATCAGGCGCGGCCGGACCGCGAACTGAAGCAGCTGCTGACGACGCTGACCGAAGATCCGAAGAACACGGTCGTCATCATCACCGGACGCGACCGCTTCACAGCCGAGAAATGGCTGGGCGATCTGAACCTCAGCATCGTCGCGGCGCACGGTCTGTGGTTCCGCCCGGCGGGCGGCGAATGGACGATGACGCTGAACATCGACAACGAATGGAAAGAAGCGATCCGTCCGATCATGGAGACGTACACCGACCGGACGCCGGGCTCGCTGATCGAAGAGAAAGACTATTCGATCGCCTGGCATTACCGCCAGTCCGAACCGGACATCGCGGCCGTGAAGCGCAACGAGCTGAAGGAAGCGCTCATGTCCATCACCCAGTCGATGACCGTCGGCGTTCTGGACGGCAACAAAGTTATCGAAGTCAAAGATACGCGGGTCAACAAAGGCCACGGCGCGCATCTCATGCTGAGGCAGGGCAACTTCGACTTCGTGTTCGGCGCCGGCGACGACCGGACCGACGAAGACATGTTCGCGGCGCTGCCGGAGCACGCGTACTCCGTCAAGATCGGCAAAGAAGTGACGGCGGCCCGATACCGCCTCAAATCTTCCGCCGATATCCGCGCCCTGCTGGGCCGCTTTACGCAGGTCTCCGGCGAAGTGGCGGAAGATGCGGCGAAAAGCAAGTAA
- a CDS encoding RidA family protein, with product MTRQTYSTGSPWEPIVGYSRAVRVGNVVEVAGTTAMKDGEVVGVGDPYRQTAEILGTIREALEHVGAKMEHVVRTRMFVTDISQWEEIGRAHGEAFRDIRPVATMVEVKALIDPALLVEIEVQAIVPEE from the coding sequence ATGACCAGACAAACATACTCGACCGGTTCCCCGTGGGAACCGATCGTCGGTTACAGCCGCGCGGTCCGCGTCGGCAACGTCGTGGAAGTCGCGGGCACAACGGCGATGAAGGACGGAGAGGTCGTCGGAGTCGGCGATCCGTACCGGCAGACGGCGGAGATTCTGGGCACGATCCGGGAAGCGCTGGAGCACGTTGGAGCGAAAATGGAGCATGTCGTCCGCACGCGCATGTTCGTGACCGATATTTCGCAGTGGGAAGAGATCGGACGCGCCCACGGCGAAGCTTTCCGCGACATTCGTCCCGTGGCGACGATGGTTGAAGTAAAGGCGCTGATCGATCCGGCGCTGCTTGTAGAGATCGAGGTGCAGGCGATTGTACCGGAGGAGTAG
- a CDS encoding RidA family protein produces MSNQIKERLRELGIELPEASAPAAAYANAVIVNGLMFVAGKGPSGEPRGKLGQNYTTEEGFEFARQAGIGILAVLQSELGSLDRVKRVVKLQGFVNATAEFEQHHKVLDGCSKLMIDVFGERGSHARSVFGAVSVRDDLPIIVDSIFEVEEDVNA; encoded by the coding sequence ATGTCAAACCAAATCAAAGAACGTCTGCGTGAGCTGGGCATCGAGCTGCCCGAAGCGAGCGCTCCGGCTGCGGCTTACGCGAACGCGGTTATCGTAAACGGTCTGATGTTTGTCGCGGGTAAAGGGCCTTCGGGCGAACCTCGTGGTAAGCTGGGACAGAACTATACGACAGAGGAAGGCTTCGAATTCGCCCGGCAGGCTGGAATAGGGATTTTGGCCGTACTCCAAAGCGAGTTGGGATCGCTGGACCGCGTTAAACGCGTCGTCAAGCTTCAGGGGTTCGTCAATGCGACCGCAGAATTCGAACAACATCATAAAGTACTGGACGGCTGCTCCAAGTTAATGATTGACGTTTTTGGTGAACGCGGCTCGCATGCAAGATCGGTCTTTGGTGCCGTTTCTGTCCGCGACGATCTGCCGATTATCGTGGATTCGATTTTTGAAGTAGAAGAGGATGTGAACGCATGA
- a CDS encoding histidine phosphatase family protein: MPLLFVRHGQAEHNLDTPDRLERLHPRLTDLGRQQVAELNSRIRIDDGDLLLVSPTVRTLETLALLTEGCNARPAWVSPRVGPRMFPQNPAWTTLPCDVPLTREDVQAYGAGLKLRQPDTAALWRSGINAMPEAEFAPLARELIDWIAGQRRRRTIIVSHDGTINAYRQLLGEPDVSRHDFLGEAGCYTLDI; encoded by the coding sequence ATGCCCTTGTTGTTCGTGCGCCACGGTCAGGCCGAGCACAATCTCGATACGCCGGACCGGCTGGAGCGGCTTCATCCCAGGTTGACGGATCTGGGCAGGCAGCAGGTCGCCGAACTGAACAGCCGGATTCGGATCGACGACGGCGATCTGCTGCTGGTCAGTCCGACCGTTCGGACGTTGGAGACGCTGGCGCTGTTAACGGAAGGGTGCAATGCCCGGCCGGCTTGGGTCAGTCCGCGGGTCGGCCCGCGCATGTTTCCGCAAAATCCGGCGTGGACGACGCTGCCCTGCGACGTTCCGCTGACGCGGGAAGACGTGCAGGCTTACGGCGCCGGGCTGAAGCTGCGGCAGCCGGATACGGCAGCGCTGTGGAGAAGCGGAATCAACGCCATGCCCGAAGCCGAATTTGCCCCGCTTGCGCGGGAGCTGATCGACTGGATCGCCGGCCAACGCCGCCGAAGAACGATCATCGTCAGCCACGACGGAACGATCAACGCCTATCGGCAGCTGTTGGGCGAACCGGACGTGAGCCGGCACGATTTTCTCGGCGAAGCAGGCTGTTATACGTTGGATATATGA
- a CDS encoding shikimate kinase, with amino-acid sequence MILSNPPFSSGIPFRQKNIILIGFMGAGKTTIGQLLAQKLGREFLDADHEIEALHGMPVTEIFRTMGEPAFRQMEKEYLTTLCRSEREKVVSLGGGSFMQEEIRESCLSSGIVYHLDLSWEAWLGRFEALIDTRPILQSKSLAEVEEMFASRKLVYADNHHTIDVDARTPEQIAEEMAQQIQAGWTVER; translated from the coding sequence ATGATCCTATCCAATCCACCCTTTTCCTCCGGGATTCCTTTTCGCCAAAAAAATATCATTCTGATCGGCTTCATGGGCGCGGGCAAAACGACGATCGGCCAACTGCTCGCGCAGAAGCTCGGACGGGAGTTTCTCGACGCCGACCACGAGATCGAAGCGCTGCACGGTATGCCGGTCACGGAAATTTTCAGGACGATGGGCGAACCCGCTTTTCGGCAGATGGAAAAAGAGTACCTGACGACGCTGTGCCGCAGCGAGCGCGAGAAAGTCGTGTCGCTCGGCGGAGGTTCTTTTATGCAGGAGGAGATCCGGGAATCGTGTCTGTCGAGCGGCATCGTGTACCACCTCGATTTGAGCTGGGAGGCGTGGTTGGGGCGCTTTGAAGCGCTGATCGATACCCGCCCGATTCTGCAAAGCAAATCGCTGGCCGAAGTGGAAGAGATGTTCGCCAGCCGCAAGCTCGTGTACGCCGACAACCATCATACGATCGACGTCGATGCGCGGACGCCCGAGCAGATCGCCGAAGAGATGGCGCAGCAGATTCAAGCCGGCTGGACGGTGGAACGGTAA
- a CDS encoding alpha-L-rhamnosidase encodes MRSTRVTELRCEYLQDPLGLTVRRPRLGWKLLADRRNVMQSAYHIQVSADDPSFAEEGLVWDSGQVDSDESVHVPYTGEALISVTRYLYRVRIWDEQGEESPWSETACWETGLLDAGEWRARWITPAAEAIDAAAQAAFYMRGQFETNGKRVRRATVFATALGLYELELDGRRIGDSLFTPGWTRYDRRLQVQAYDVTQQLSGAGGEPHVLGAALADGWYKGRLGWEGRRDIYGDRRALLLELHIRYEDGTRQVIASDESWRASANGPIRMSGLYEGETYDASLEMPGWSGPGFDAADWSPISALDRPLDTLIGEQSERVKVTETIAPVSLIVTPAGERVLDLGQNMVGRMAFTVRAPAGTTLTLHHAEVLDRAGNFYTGNLRTAAQEVTYVCRGGGAESYRPAFTFQGFRYVRLTGFPETIDLHDFVGEVIHTDMRPTGSFECSNPLINRLQRNIVWGQRGNFLDIPTDCPQRDERLGWTGDAQVFIRTAAFNYGVSPFFTKWLKDLAAEQLPSGGVPFVVPNVLGEDAHSSAAWGDAAVICPWTIYLCYGDRRILDEQYDSMTGWVEYVRAQGENELLWNTGFHFGDWLGLDAEENGYVGATPRDLIGTAFFAYSTSLVAKAAAVLGKEEDARTYAELHGRIVRAFADEFMTPNGRLAGHTQTSHVLALMFELAEGQTKRRLADTLAGYVRERKMHLTTGFVGTPYLCRVLSENGHHDVAVQLALQEEYPSWLYSVHQGATTIWEHWDGIKPDGSFWSDDMNSYNHYAYGAIGDWLYRTVAGLDTDESAPGYKRIKLSPNPESGLTHARVRYECLYGTIVSGWAKLEDGSVAYEFELPPNTTAEVRLPRSADQAVRIDEREAAEAPGTAAFRTEDGSVVLELGSGRYTVRVGG; translated from the coding sequence ATGCGTTCAACGAGAGTGACCGAACTGCGCTGCGAGTATTTGCAAGATCCGCTGGGACTGACCGTTCGCCGTCCGCGTCTGGGCTGGAAGCTGCTGGCGGATCGCCGGAACGTGATGCAGAGTGCTTACCACATTCAGGTGTCGGCCGACGATCCCTCTTTTGCCGAAGAAGGGTTGGTCTGGGACAGCGGACAAGTGGACTCGGACGAGAGCGTCCACGTACCGTACACAGGCGAGGCGTTGATCTCCGTGACGCGCTACCTGTACCGGGTGCGGATCTGGGACGAGCAGGGCGAAGAATCGCCGTGGAGCGAGACCGCCTGCTGGGAAACGGGACTGCTGGACGCCGGCGAATGGCGCGCGCGGTGGATCACGCCGGCGGCGGAGGCTATCGATGCGGCGGCTCAGGCGGCTTTTTATATGCGGGGGCAGTTTGAGACGAATGGGAAAAGAGTACGCCGGGCTACTGTCTTCGCAACCGCGCTCGGGCTGTACGAACTGGAACTGGACGGCCGGCGGATCGGCGACAGCCTGTTCACGCCGGGCTGGACGCGATACGACCGCCGTCTCCAGGTGCAGGCGTACGACGTGACGCAGCAGCTGAGCGGCGCGGGCGGCGAACCGCATGTGCTCGGCGCGGCGCTTGCGGACGGCTGGTACAAAGGCCGGCTCGGCTGGGAAGGCCGCCGCGACATTTACGGAGACCGGCGCGCGCTGCTGCTGGAGCTGCATATCCGGTACGAAGACGGGACACGGCAGGTGATTGCGTCGGACGAATCGTGGCGCGCCAGCGCGAACGGACCGATACGCATGTCCGGCCTATACGAAGGCGAGACGTACGACGCTTCGCTCGAAATGCCCGGCTGGAGCGGCCCCGGCTTCGACGCTGCGGACTGGTCTCCCATCTCGGCGCTGGACCGCCCGCTGGATACGCTGATCGGCGAGCAGAGCGAGCGGGTCAAAGTGACGGAGACGATCGCGCCGGTGTCGCTGATCGTGACGCCCGCGGGAGAACGGGTGCTGGATCTGGGGCAGAACATGGTCGGCCGCATGGCGTTTACCGTCCGCGCGCCCGCGGGCACGACGCTTACGCTGCATCACGCGGAAGTGCTGGACCGGGCAGGGAACTTCTACACCGGCAATCTGCGCACCGCCGCGCAGGAAGTGACGTATGTGTGCCGGGGCGGCGGCGCGGAGTCGTACCGGCCTGCTTTTACGTTTCAAGGGTTCCGCTACGTCCGTCTGACCGGCTTCCCGGAAACGATCGACCTGCATGACTTCGTCGGGGAAGTCATCCATACCGATATGCGTCCTACCGGATCGTTCGAATGCTCCAATCCGCTGATCAACCGGCTGCAGCGCAATATCGTCTGGGGGCAGCGCGGCAACTTCCTCGATATTCCGACCGATTGTCCGCAGCGCGACGAGCGGCTCGGCTGGACAGGCGACGCGCAGGTATTTATCCGCACGGCGGCGTTCAATTACGGCGTCTCGCCCTTTTTTACCAAATGGCTCAAAGATCTGGCGGCCGAGCAGCTGCCAAGCGGCGGCGTCCCGTTCGTCGTGCCGAACGTGCTGGGCGAAGACGCACATTCTTCGGCGGCCTGGGGCGACGCGGCGGTCATTTGTCCGTGGACGATCTACCTCTGCTACGGCGACCGGCGCATACTGGACGAACAATACGACAGCATGACCGGCTGGGTCGAATACGTTCGCGCCCAGGGCGAGAACGAGCTGCTGTGGAACACCGGCTTTCACTTCGGCGACTGGCTCGGGCTGGACGCGGAAGAGAACGGCTACGTCGGCGCGACGCCGCGGGATCTGATCGGTACCGCCTTTTTCGCCTATTCCACGTCGCTGGTCGCGAAAGCGGCCGCCGTGCTCGGCAAGGAAGAAGACGCCCGCACATACGCCGAGCTGCACGGCCGCATCGTCCGGGCTTTTGCCGACGAATTCATGACGCCAAACGGCCGGCTGGCCGGTCATACGCAGACGTCGCATGTGCTGGCGCTCATGTTCGAACTGGCGGAAGGACAGACGAAGCGCCGCCTGGCGGATACGCTGGCCGGGTACGTGCGCGAGCGAAAGATGCACCTGACGACCGGCTTCGTCGGAACGCCGTATCTGTGCCGGGTGCTGTCGGAGAACGGTCATCACGACGTCGCCGTGCAGCTTGCACTGCAGGAAGAGTATCCGTCGTGGCTGTACTCGGTGCATCAGGGCGCGACGACGATCTGGGAACATTGGGACGGCATCAAGCCGGACGGTTCGTTCTGGAGCGACGACATGAATTCGTACAACCATTACGCATACGGCGCGATCGGCGATTGGCTGTACCGCACGGTAGCGGGGCTGGATACGGACGAGTCCGCTCCCGGCTACAAGCGGATCAAGCTGTCCCCGAACCCGGAGTCCGGCTTGACGCACGCCCGCGTGCGGTACGAGTGTCTGTATGGCACAATCGTCAGCGGTTGGGCCAAGCTTGAAGACGGCAGCGTCGCGTACGAGTTCGAGCTGCCGCCGAACACGACGGCCGAAGTCCGGCTGCCGCGCTCGGCCGATCAGGCGGTGCGGATCGACGAACGCGAGGCCGCCGAAGCGCCGGGAACGGCAGCATTCCGCACGGAAGACGGCAGCGTCGTGCTGGAACTCGGCTCGGGCCGGTATACGGTGCGAGTCGGCGGTTGA
- a CDS encoding AraC family transcriptional regulator: MQRRMDRLLGTYFFEKEMPIYVNRASESFDMLEHTHDFVELTYVCEGAGVHYIGERDMRVSRGDVFFIPVGVSHVFRPAAPGRGRELIVYNCIFPIDYLLRLEEMFPDASALLAAFRAPGSPWFKLRDPGEFHGWFTALYREYTARQPGCEAVLTSLVIRILIALQRTRAGEAAEHPTEEAEPGSSAGPIRGGAAEASIARAVREIERRYAETLTLGELARAAGLSERQFSRLFVRQTGLNFSTFLQNARVEAACDLLSSSNTGIAEIAAAVGYGDLKFFYRLFKRKTGVTPTGYRRQG, from the coding sequence ATGCAGCGAAGGATGGATCGACTGTTGGGCACGTATTTTTTTGAAAAAGAAATGCCGATTTACGTCAACCGGGCGTCGGAATCGTTCGACATGCTGGAGCACACGCACGATTTCGTCGAGCTGACTTATGTGTGCGAAGGCGCGGGCGTGCATTATATCGGCGAACGGGATATGCGGGTCTCGCGCGGCGACGTCTTTTTTATTCCGGTCGGCGTGTCGCATGTGTTCCGCCCCGCGGCGCCGGGGCGCGGCCGGGAACTGATCGTCTACAACTGCATTTTCCCGATCGACTATTTGCTGCGGCTGGAGGAGATGTTTCCGGACGCCTCGGCGCTGCTCGCCGCTTTTCGCGCACCCGGAAGTCCCTGGTTCAAGCTGCGCGATCCCGGCGAATTCCACGGCTGGTTCACCGCCTTGTATCGCGAGTACACGGCGCGGCAGCCGGGCTGCGAAGCGGTGCTCACCTCGCTCGTGATCCGCATTCTGATCGCCCTGCAGCGCACTCGCGCCGGCGAAGCGGCGGAGCATCCTACCGAAGAGGCGGAGCCCGGCTCCTCGGCCGGGCCGATCCGCGGCGGCGCGGCCGAAGCGTCGATTGCGCGGGCGGTGCGGGAGATCGAGCGGCGGTACGCGGAGACGCTGACGCTCGGCGAACTGGCGCGGGCGGCCGGCCTCAGCGAACGCCAGTTCAGCCGCCTGTTCGTGCGGCAGACCGGGCTGAACTTCTCGACGTTTCTGCAAAATGCACGCGTCGAAGCCGCCTGCGATCTGCTCTCCTCGTCGAACACGGGGATTGCGGAGATCGCGGCGGCTGTCGGTTACGGCGATTTGAAGTTTTTCTACCGGCTGTTCAAGCGCAAGACCGGGGTCACGCCGACAGGTTACCGGAGACAGGGCTAG
- a CDS encoding isochorismatase family cysteine hydrolase, which translates to MKIAFLIIDMQIVHLEGVPQSKIDKVCEYINHVSGVMRAAGHPIIHIQDIEGMTEETEGSYRTIEEIVFESPDQALSKQYSNAFWQTKLEETLAQHGIERVILAGFAAEHCVQFTYNGAVERGLSPVLLQNGILSRHDDAVAAAYRDRNLISYPVVEWLARS; encoded by the coding sequence ATGAAAATTGCGTTTCTCATCATCGACATGCAGATCGTCCATTTGGAAGGCGTACCTCAGTCCAAAATCGACAAGGTATGCGAATATATCAATCATGTGTCTGGCGTGATGCGTGCAGCCGGGCATCCGATTATCCATATTCAGGATATCGAAGGCATGACGGAAGAGACGGAAGGCAGCTACCGAACGATCGAAGAGATTGTATTCGAATCGCCCGATCAAGCGCTGTCCAAACAATATTCGAATGCGTTCTGGCAGACGAAGTTGGAAGAAACGCTTGCGCAGCACGGCATCGAACGCGTCATACTGGCCGGATTCGCAGCCGAACACTGCGTACAGTTCACGTACAACGGCGCGGTCGAACGCGGACTCAGTCCGGTACTGCTGCAAAACGGCATCCTCAGCCGGCACGACGATGCGGTCGCCGCCGCTTACCGGGATCGCAACCTGATCTCGTATCCGGTCGTGGAATGGCTGGCGCGAAGCTAG
- a CDS encoding 5'-nucleotidase C-terminal domain-containing protein produces MRKLLTKRLAGRSLAWLLGTSLLLIPFASASAESAGTPTETKITLLGTSDVHGRFMPWDYALDGPNPAGSLTQLHTMIQKVRAENPNTILLDVGDMIQDNSAELFNDQPRSPMMVAMNEMNYDVWVMGNHEFNFGLDVLEKISSQFDGQRLAGNLFKANGDRYMPAYTIIEKDGIKVGLIGMTTPMITEFEKGTDHLDGVNVKDPVQETKKAIAELKGKVDVMVGVMHMGLDNENGNPGTGVTDIANANPELAAIFAGHLHTLIESETVNGVLISEPNKYGSHVSRIDLTFEQDGDRVVLKNKEARALAVKASDGTYADSDAQLEQTLRPFHEYARADANIRVAELEGKNLVPADEITGIPAVQVQQTPLSDFFAEVMLHYSDADVVAHQIDNDKARLDIGPIKKKDIAFNYQYALGEVTVYEVTGRDLKDYMEWSAGYFNSSRPGDVTVSFDPKRRASKYSTNDFFGGVTYQIDLSKPYGSRIAQLKSAGGEAIQASDKLKLGMNAYRMEALIGQGGPLEGRTFKPLWSSKDASAFGEIQGTIRSLSIAYLTDVMKGVYEPKTRSGWTITGVDTDAPARADVVELINDGILSVPTTEDGKYTNIAAINIADAVNPQEIAALSAKAGVDPAQFKGLNTKGEFYRKLNAARKLAANGGAATPSTPTAPTPAKPEASTPDTEAGSQVKSGKVTAEHLNVRLWPSSRSKIIKAVPKGTVLDVLSADKHGWLKVKLDGRIAYVYGKYVSVAK; encoded by the coding sequence ATGCGCAAGTTGTTGACGAAACGTTTGGCCGGAAGGTCTTTGGCTTGGCTTTTGGGTACGTCCCTTTTACTGATTCCGTTCGCTTCCGCTTCGGCCGAATCGGCCGGGACGCCTACAGAAACGAAGATTACGCTGCTCGGCACATCCGACGTCCACGGTCGCTTTATGCCGTGGGATTATGCGTTGGACGGTCCGAATCCGGCAGGAAGCCTGACGCAGCTGCATACGATGATCCAAAAAGTGCGTGCGGAAAATCCCAACACCATCCTGCTCGATGTCGGAGACATGATTCAGGATAACTCGGCCGAACTGTTCAACGATCAACCCCGGTCTCCGATGATGGTCGCCATGAACGAGATGAACTACGACGTCTGGGTGATGGGCAACCACGAATTCAATTTCGGTCTGGACGTGTTGGAGAAAATCTCTTCCCAATTCGACGGGCAGCGTCTCGCCGGCAATCTGTTCAAAGCAAACGGCGACCGGTACATGCCTGCGTATACGATCATCGAAAAAGACGGAATCAAAGTCGGCCTGATCGGCATGACTACGCCGATGATTACCGAGTTCGAGAAGGGGACCGACCATCTGGACGGCGTGAACGTGAAAGATCCGGTTCAGGAAACGAAAAAAGCGATCGCCGAGCTCAAAGGCAAAGTCGACGTCATGGTCGGAGTCATGCATATGGGTCTCGACAACGAGAACGGAAATCCGGGCACCGGCGTGACCGATATCGCCAATGCGAATCCGGAACTCGCCGCGATCTTTGCCGGACATCTGCATACGCTGATCGAATCGGAAACGGTGAACGGCGTGCTGATCTCTGAACCGAACAAATACGGATCGCACGTCTCGCGTATCGACCTGACGTTCGAGCAGGATGGCGACCGTGTCGTTCTGAAAAACAAAGAAGCCCGCGCGCTTGCCGTAAAAGCGTCGGACGGCACCTATGCGGATTCGGATGCGCAGCTTGAACAGACACTCCGACCGTTCCATGAATACGCCCGCGCGGACGCCAATATCCGGGTGGCCGAATTGGAAGGGAAAAATCTGGTGCCGGCGGACGAGATCACAGGCATTCCGGCCGTGCAGGTGCAGCAGACTCCGTTGTCCGACTTCTTCGCGGAAGTGATGCTCCATTACAGCGATGCCGACGTGGTGGCGCACCAGATCGATAACGACAAAGCCAGGCTGGATATCGGACCGATCAAGAAAAAAGACATTGCGTTCAACTATCAGTACGCGCTCGGCGAAGTGACCGTGTACGAAGTCACCGGCCGCGATCTCAAAGACTACATGGAATGGTCGGCGGGATACTTCAATTCGTCGCGCCCGGGAGACGTTACGGTCAGCTTCGATCCCAAGCGCCGGGCTTCCAAATACAGCACGAACGATTTCTTCGGCGGCGTCACCTATCAGATTGATCTCTCCAAGCCTTACGGCAGCCGGATCGCGCAGCTGAAGTCCGCCGGCGGAGAAGCGATCCAAGCGTCGGATAAGCTGAAGCTCGGCATGAACGCGTACCGGATGGAAGCGTTGATCGGGCAGGGCGGACCGCTGGAAGGGCGCACGTTCAAGCCGCTCTGGTCGTCCAAAGACGCGTCGGCGTTCGGCGAGATTCAAGGTACGATCCGCAGCCTGTCGATCGCTTACCTGACCGACGTGATGAAAGGCGTGTACGAACCGAAAACGCGGAGCGGCTGGACGATCACCGGCGTCGATACGGACGCACCGGCGCGCGCGGATGTCGTCGAACTGATCAACGACGGCATCCTGTCCGTCCCGACGACGGAAGACGGCAAATACACGAATATTGCCGCCATTAATATTGCGGACGCCGTGAATCCGCAAGAGATTGCCGCCCTGTCCGCCAAAGCCGGCGTGGACCCGGCTCAGTTCAAAGGTTTGAATACCAAAGGCGAATTTTATCGCAAGCTGAACGCGGCCCGTAAATTGGCAGCCAACGGCGGGGCAGCGACCCCATCGACTCCGACCGCGCCAACTCCGGCCAAGCCGGAAGCTTCAACCCCGGACACCGAGGCAGGCAGCCAAGTGAAATCGGGCAAAGTGACCGCAGAGCATCTGAACGTGCGCCTCTGGCCTTCGTCCAGGTCCAAGATCATCAAGGCCGTACCAAAAGGAACCGTGCTCGACGTCCTCTCGGCGGACAAGCACGGTTGGTTGAAAGTGAAACTGGACGGACGCATCGCTTACGTGTACGGTAAATACGTGAGCGTCGCGAAATAG